A single region of the Halobacterium wangiae genome encodes:
- a CDS encoding 30S ribosomal protein S17e, whose protein sequence is MAIKPDYVKKTGNILMERYEDAFSREDFEHNKKAVSELTNIESKEVRNRIAGYITHKRN, encoded by the coding sequence ATGGCCATCAAGCCCGACTACGTCAAGAAGACCGGGAACATCCTCATGGAGCGCTACGAGGACGCGTTCTCGCGAGAGGACTTCGAGCACAACAAGAAAGCCGTCAGCGAGCTGACGAACATCGAGTCCAAGGAGGTCCGCAACCGTATCGCGGGCTACATCACGCACAAGCGTAACTGA
- a CDS encoding deoxyhypusine synthase translates to MTDDDTRENVLPGSDEDLDTPDVRGYDFRGDFDFFEMLDAYATTGFQATHLAEGVDITRQMHEDDATVYLTFTSNIVSSGLREVVAHLVREGYVDVIITTSGSLTEDVIKTAKPFKMGEWDVDEAALREEGINRLGNIFVPSDRYVWLEEYLYDFFEDFFAEEKVRTPTDFAKELGETLDDEDSFLKNAADNDVPVFCPALTDAEIGNFLYYYRQGYDSEVGIEIVDDYDSLIEEGLLANKTGLIAVGAGVPKHHAIMTNLFRGGADYAVYISTGMEGDGSLSGAPPEEAVSWGKIKDDDAEPNYTQIEAEATLVLPLLVAGAFER, encoded by the coding sequence ATGACCGACGACGACACCCGTGAGAACGTCCTGCCGGGGAGCGACGAGGACCTCGACACGCCGGACGTGCGCGGCTACGACTTCCGCGGCGACTTCGATTTCTTCGAGATGCTCGACGCCTACGCGACGACCGGCTTCCAGGCGACCCACCTCGCGGAGGGCGTCGACATCACCCGCCAGATGCACGAGGACGACGCCACCGTCTACCTCACGTTCACGTCGAACATCGTCTCCTCGGGGCTCCGGGAGGTCGTCGCGCACCTCGTCCGCGAGGGGTACGTAGACGTCATCATCACCACCTCCGGGTCGCTCACGGAGGACGTCATCAAGACCGCCAAGCCGTTCAAGATGGGCGAGTGGGACGTCGACGAGGCCGCGCTCCGCGAGGAGGGCATCAACCGACTCGGCAACATCTTCGTCCCCTCGGACCGCTACGTCTGGCTCGAGGAGTACCTCTACGACTTCTTCGAGGACTTCTTCGCCGAGGAGAAGGTCCGAACGCCGACGGACTTCGCGAAGGAACTCGGCGAGACCCTCGACGACGAGGACTCCTTCCTCAAGAACGCCGCCGACAACGACGTCCCCGTCTTCTGCCCCGCGCTCACGGACGCCGAGATCGGGAACTTCCTCTACTACTACCGCCAGGGCTACGACTCCGAGGTCGGCATCGAGATCGTCGACGACTACGATTCGCTCATCGAGGAGGGCCTGCTCGCGAACAAGACCGGCCTCATCGCCGTCGGCGCCGGCGTCCCGAAACACCACGCCATCATGACGAACCTCTTCCGCGGCGGCGCCGACTACGCCGTCTACATCTCCACGGGCATGGAGGGCGACGGCTCCCTGTCGGGTGCCCCGCCCGAGGAGGCGGTCTCGTGGGGGAAGATCAAGGACGACGACGCCGAACCCAACTACACCCAGATCGAGGCGGAGGCGACGCTAGTGCTGCCACTGCTGGTTGCTGGCGCGTTCGAACGGTAA
- a CDS encoding winged helix-turn-helix domain-containing protein → MAGNTLDERDRAILERLHRGETDVESLAGTVNTSPEDVREHLPRLLDNGLVERVGDDTYALTEDGERVVAASPAGLQDNRIDTPEDVEAAIESYDLRPDREEAVRNAFAFLHYWGEATAPEIVDAIFPEDPAEYDDSDAWWTELVRDRLAALPSVDPPDSPNGAWRYDGTPTVDQRTDDSRLLLGPKGNRRNSVKFALERLPVEDDERQAVRAAFELLAESDDATATAFREQVYPDRDAGYESADDWWAFVREHLAELPGVEREGDGNEAVWRYWRTTPDE, encoded by the coding sequence ATGGCGGGCAACACGCTCGACGAGCGCGACCGGGCGATCCTGGAGCGACTCCACCGCGGGGAGACGGACGTCGAGTCGCTCGCCGGGACGGTGAACACGAGCCCCGAGGACGTCCGCGAGCACCTCCCGAGACTCCTGGACAACGGGCTCGTTGAGCGCGTCGGCGACGACACGTACGCGCTCACCGAGGACGGCGAGCGCGTCGTGGCCGCGTCCCCCGCCGGCCTCCAGGACAACCGAATCGACACGCCCGAGGACGTCGAGGCGGCCATCGAGTCCTACGACCTCCGCCCGGACCGCGAGGAGGCCGTCCGGAACGCGTTCGCGTTCCTCCACTACTGGGGGGAAGCGACCGCGCCCGAGATCGTCGACGCCATCTTCCCCGAGGACCCCGCGGAGTACGACGACAGCGACGCCTGGTGGACAGAACTCGTCCGGGACCGCCTCGCCGCCCTGCCGTCGGTCGACCCTCCAGACTCCCCGAACGGCGCGTGGCGCTACGACGGGACGCCCACCGTCGACCAGCGCACTGACGACAGCCGCCTGCTGCTGGGTCCGAAGGGGAACCGCCGGAACAGCGTGAAGTTCGCGCTCGAACGCCTCCCGGTCGAAGACGACGAGCGGCAGGCGGTCCGCGCGGCGTTCGAACTACTCGCCGAGTCCGACGACGCGACGGCGACTGCGTTCCGGGAGCAGGTCTACCCGGACCGCGACGCCGGCTACGAGTCGGCCGACGACTGGTGGGCGTTCGTCAGGGAGCACCTCGCCGAACTGCCCGGAGTCGAGCGCGAGGGCGACGGCAACGAGGCGGTCTGGCGGTACTGGCGGACGACCCCCGACGAGTAG
- a CDS encoding DUF447 domain-containing protein, producing the protein MVEWPVDLSGVTETVVTTRGPNGLWNVAALGLHSPAEGDPATATTWGNTRTRRNFHREGGGYVQFVADPVDFAEAALSIREAADPVLDSADAWARVEVTHVATNDDAGTRTEQWELRPVESEVRRTAPRTIDRGFAAVVEMTVAVSRLDVDAYDAETLRERLRYFEGVAETCGGERERVAVERVRELADGDW; encoded by the coding sequence ATGGTTGAGTGGCCCGTCGACCTGTCGGGGGTCACCGAGACGGTGGTGACGACCCGCGGGCCGAACGGACTGTGGAACGTCGCCGCGCTGGGCCTCCACTCCCCTGCCGAGGGGGACCCCGCCACGGCCACGACGTGGGGGAACACCCGGACGCGCCGGAACTTCCACCGCGAGGGCGGCGGCTACGTCCAGTTCGTCGCCGACCCCGTGGACTTCGCGGAGGCCGCGCTGTCCATCCGGGAGGCGGCCGACCCCGTGCTCGACTCGGCGGACGCCTGGGCCCGCGTGGAGGTCACACACGTCGCGACGAACGACGACGCGGGGACGCGAACCGAGCAGTGGGAACTCCGCCCGGTCGAGAGCGAGGTCCGGCGCACCGCCCCCAGAACAATCGACCGCGGGTTCGCTGCCGTCGTCGAGATGACGGTGGCGGTGTCGCGCCTGGACGTCGACGCCTACGACGCGGAGACGCTGCGCGAGCGTCTGCGGTACTTCGAGGGCGTCGCGGAGACCTGCGGCGGCGAGCGCGAGCGGGTGGCCGTCGAGCGCGTGCGGGAACTCGCGGACGGCGACTGGTAG
- a CDS encoding triphosphoribosyl-dephospho-CoA synthase, producing MTPAERAELALLLEVTGAPKPGNVDRERDLPDLRFEQFLAGAVGARAGLETAEDGPVGEAFETAVAGMADAAGTNTQFGCLLLLVPLVRTASTGELTRERASEVVDATTVDDAAAFYRAFEQTDVAVQDPPEGADALDVRRGADAIPDLRERGLTLLDVLGLGADHDANAREWVEGFPRVFRAAARVEADDGPLADRGARAFLQLLAEAPDTLVVTEHGESVADELQERALELQGGDPEAVREFADELVERGVNPGTTADLTAAALFVALERGVSVDG from the coding sequence GTGACGCCCGCCGAGCGCGCCGAACTCGCGTTGCTGCTGGAGGTCACGGGCGCGCCGAAGCCCGGGAACGTCGACCGCGAGCGCGACCTCCCGGACCTCCGCTTCGAGCAGTTCCTCGCGGGCGCGGTGGGCGCTCGTGCGGGCCTCGAAACCGCCGAGGACGGCCCCGTCGGCGAGGCGTTCGAGACGGCCGTCGCGGGGATGGCCGACGCCGCCGGCACGAACACCCAGTTCGGCTGTCTCCTCCTGCTCGTCCCGCTCGTGCGCACCGCCAGCACCGGCGAGTTGACCCGCGAGCGCGCCAGCGAGGTGGTCGACGCGACCACCGTCGACGACGCCGCGGCGTTCTACCGCGCGTTCGAACAGACGGACGTCGCCGTTCAGGACCCCCCGGAGGGCGCCGACGCGCTGGACGTGCGGCGGGGTGCGGACGCGATTCCCGACCTCCGCGAGCGCGGACTCACTCTCCTCGACGTCCTCGGACTGGGCGCCGACCACGACGCCAACGCCCGCGAGTGGGTCGAGGGGTTCCCGCGGGTGTTCCGCGCGGCGGCCCGCGTCGAGGCCGACGACGGCCCGCTCGCCGACCGCGGGGCGCGCGCGTTCCTCCAGTTGCTCGCGGAGGCTCCGGACACGCTCGTCGTCACGGAACACGGCGAGAGCGTCGCCGACGAACTACAGGAGCGCGCGCTCGAACTCCAGGGCGGCGACCCGGAGGCGGTGCGGGAGTTCGCGGACGAACTCGTCGAGCGCGGCGTCAATCCCGGGACGACGGCCGACCTCACCGCCGCTGCACTCTTCGTCGCCCTCGAACGCGGGGTGTCCGTGGATGGTTGA
- a CDS encoding tRNA-dihydrouridine synthase — protein MFAPRLALASLSGESDAEWAAACAHPAGGAFLGGIAIDEPTREAARSMVDRDREEFLPDDPVAFVDDQLTELDDTFLRAGMNVRTTSVEPLREVAAVCAAHDAMLEVNAHCRQDEMCAAGAGETLLRETDRLCEQVGAASDTGADVSVKVRAEVDGVHLPTLAKAVERAGADAIHVDAMDSRRVVRDVVDATDLFVVANNGVRTREDVFEYFSYGADAVSVGRPSRDPEQVRSTYAAVKEWFL, from the coding sequence ATGTTCGCGCCGCGCCTCGCGCTCGCCAGCCTCAGCGGCGAGTCCGACGCCGAGTGGGCGGCGGCCTGCGCGCACCCCGCGGGCGGCGCGTTCCTCGGCGGTATCGCCATCGACGAACCGACCCGGGAGGCGGCCCGCTCGATGGTCGACCGCGACCGCGAGGAGTTCCTGCCCGACGACCCGGTGGCGTTCGTCGACGACCAGCTCACCGAACTCGACGACACGTTCCTGCGGGCCGGGATGAACGTCCGTACGACCAGCGTCGAACCGCTCCGGGAGGTCGCGGCGGTCTGCGCGGCCCACGACGCGATGCTGGAGGTGAACGCCCACTGCCGGCAGGACGAGATGTGCGCCGCGGGCGCGGGCGAGACGCTGCTCCGCGAGACCGACCGCCTCTGTGAACAGGTCGGCGCGGCCAGCGACACGGGCGCCGACGTCTCCGTGAAGGTGCGCGCGGAGGTCGACGGCGTCCACCTGCCGACGCTCGCGAAGGCCGTCGAGCGCGCCGGCGCCGACGCCATCCACGTCGACGCGATGGACTCCAGGCGCGTCGTCCGCGACGTGGTCGACGCGACGGACCTGTTCGTCGTGGCGAACAACGGCGTCCGCACCCGCGAGGACGTCTTCGAGTACTTCTCGTACGGCGCCGACGCGGTGAGCGTCGGGCGGCCGAGCCGCGACCCCGAACAGGTGCGCTCCACGTACGCCGCCGTGAAGGAGTGGTTCCTGTGA
- the cofD gene encoding 2-phospho-L-lactate transferase yields the protein MTTFLAGGTGTPKLLAGSHDVFDPADVTVVGNTGDDVELGGLLVCPDVDTVLFEGGDVLDRERWWGIEGDESTTHDYLTDLASAAGIDQRPRYLADDGQTAGRDIARWRRFSGASEFMFIGDRDRAVHVLRTSLLDEGHSLTEVTRRLADAFDLDVDLVPMSDDPVASIVHTPDGPLHFQEFWVAEGGEPAVEDVEFRGAGDADAADPALEAIRDGPVIIGPSNPVTSVGPMLALDGVREALEATTVVAVSPFVEDRVFSGPAGKLMDAVGYDPSTAGVADAYPFVDAFVLDDADGTDLDRTVVRTDTEMNDEADAKRVARACREALERVGGAEVP from the coding sequence ATGACGACGTTCCTCGCCGGGGGGACGGGCACCCCGAAACTGCTCGCCGGCAGCCACGACGTCTTCGACCCGGCCGACGTCACGGTCGTCGGGAACACCGGCGACGACGTGGAACTCGGTGGCCTGCTCGTCTGCCCCGACGTCGACACCGTCCTCTTCGAGGGTGGCGACGTGCTGGACCGCGAGAGGTGGTGGGGCATCGAGGGCGACGAGTCGACGACCCACGACTACCTGACCGACCTCGCGAGCGCTGCGGGCATCGACCAGCGACCACGCTACCTCGCCGACGACGGGCAGACCGCGGGCCGGGATATCGCGCGCTGGCGGCGGTTCTCCGGCGCCTCGGAGTTCATGTTCATCGGCGACCGCGACCGCGCCGTCCACGTCCTCCGCACCAGCCTCCTCGACGAGGGCCACTCGCTCACCGAGGTGACCCGACGACTCGCGGACGCGTTTGACCTCGACGTGGACCTCGTACCGATGAGCGACGACCCCGTGGCGAGCATCGTCCACACGCCGGACGGCCCGCTACACTTCCAGGAGTTCTGGGTCGCCGAGGGTGGCGAACCAGCAGTCGAAGACGTGGAGTTCCGTGGCGCCGGCGACGCCGACGCCGCCGACCCCGCCCTCGAAGCTATCCGCGACGGTCCCGTGATAATCGGCCCGTCGAACCCGGTGACGAGTGTCGGGCCGATGCTCGCGCTCGACGGCGTCCGCGAGGCACTCGAAGCGACCACGGTGGTCGCCGTCTCGCCGTTCGTCGAGGACCGGGTGTTCTCCGGCCCCGCCGGGAAACTGATGGACGCGGTCGGCTACGACCCCTCGACGGCGGGCGTCGCAGACGCCTACCCGTTCGTGGATGCCTTCGTCCTCGACGACGCCGACGGCACCGACCTCGACCGTACGGTGGTCCGCACGGACACCGAGATGAACGACGAGGCGGACGCCAAGCGCGTGGCCCGCGCCTGCCGGGAAGCGCTAGAACGAGTGGGCGGCGCGGAGGTGCCGTGA
- a CDS encoding DUF7537 family lipoprotein, with protein MRRTIATVAVVALVVLAGCSAGGGGGDGTTTQAAPNGTTASDAGDAIYETPLDGATVAENHESVVADATTFTLVSTSNQSQGNQSVSSESTLRADFDSGAYSSVQQSRGRTVEQFVFGNGSGYQRFEFSTGDVRYTVPQQTANASVIAGGQIASFVDAFEYEYVGTETVDGTDTHVYEASGVSDLNESAPGFSGLDTENVSNLGATLYITEDGLVKQFGYELGLETEGQSASIAVTQQYTDLGETTVEPPAWIGEARANTSDGSATTTSASA; from the coding sequence GTGCGACGAACGATTGCCACGGTCGCCGTCGTAGCGCTCGTCGTCCTCGCCGGCTGTAGCGCCGGCGGTGGCGGCGGCGACGGCACCACGACACAGGCGGCGCCGAACGGGACGACAGCCAGCGACGCGGGCGACGCCATCTACGAGACGCCACTCGACGGCGCGACGGTGGCCGAGAACCACGAGTCGGTCGTCGCGGACGCGACCACGTTCACGCTCGTCTCCACCTCGAACCAGAGCCAGGGGAACCAGTCGGTCTCCTCGGAGAGCACGCTCCGGGCCGACTTCGACTCCGGCGCGTACAGCTCCGTCCAGCAGTCGCGGGGCCGCACCGTCGAGCAGTTCGTCTTCGGCAACGGCTCCGGCTACCAGCGCTTCGAGTTCTCGACGGGCGACGTCCGCTACACCGTCCCGCAGCAGACCGCCAACGCGTCGGTGATCGCGGGCGGACAGATCGCCTCCTTCGTCGACGCCTTCGAGTACGAGTACGTCGGCACGGAGACCGTCGACGGCACGGACACACATGTGTACGAGGCCAGCGGCGTCTCGGACCTGAACGAGTCCGCACCCGGCTTCAGCGGTCTCGACACGGAGAACGTCTCGAACCTCGGCGCCACCCTCTACATCACCGAGGACGGCCTCGTCAAGCAGTTCGGCTACGAACTGGGCCTGGAGACCGAGGGCCAGTCGGCGTCGATCGCCGTTACCCAGCAGTACACGGACCTCGGCGAGACGACGGTCGAACCGCCCGCGTGGATCGGTGAGGCGCGCGCGAACACGAGCGACGGCTCCGCGACCACCACCTCGGCCTCAGCCTGA
- a CDS encoding DUF7537 family lipoprotein encodes MRREIVTLAVVALLVVAGCSSGGGDTTTTPAYDTEAEPVYETPLDTETVTDAHVDALRDHGTFTVDVNATWRHGSSERVRREILVRGNLDTGAVYEHQAARGDVQQTYRFGNGTAYARFVSSGEVSYDSVTRGVGNATTYASGNLWGALELFTFDYAGTRAVDGERVHVYRADSLDRSGEFDPSNLGGGENVTVNRAEATLQFREDGTLRHADYTLQFESDGESQLTSVDLHVQRLGDTDVSPPRWIPDARNATE; translated from the coding sequence GTGAGACGAGAGATCGTGACACTCGCCGTGGTCGCCCTCCTCGTCGTCGCCGGCTGTAGCAGCGGCGGCGGCGACACGACGACCACTCCGGCGTACGACACCGAAGCCGAACCGGTGTACGAGACGCCTCTCGACACCGAGACGGTGACCGACGCTCACGTCGACGCCCTCCGGGACCACGGGACGTTCACCGTCGACGTGAACGCGACCTGGAGGCACGGGAGTAGCGAGCGAGTGCGCAGGGAGATCCTGGTGCGCGGGAACCTCGACACCGGTGCGGTGTACGAACACCAGGCGGCCCGGGGGGACGTCCAGCAGACGTACCGATTCGGCAACGGGACTGCCTACGCCCGGTTCGTCTCCTCGGGCGAGGTGTCCTACGACAGCGTCACACGCGGCGTCGGGAACGCAACCACGTACGCGAGTGGGAACCTCTGGGGCGCTCTCGAGCTGTTCACGTTCGACTACGCGGGGACGAGAGCTGTCGACGGGGAGCGCGTCCACGTCTACCGCGCGGACAGCCTGGACCGCTCGGGGGAGTTCGACCCGTCGAATCTCGGCGGGGGAGAGAACGTCACCGTGAACCGTGCCGAGGCAACCCTGCAGTTCCGCGAGGACGGGACGCTCCGCCACGCCGACTACACGCTCCAGTTCGAGTCCGACGGCGAATCCCAACTCACCAGCGTCGACCTGCACGTCCAGAGACTCGGCGACACCGACGTTTCGCCGCCACGCTGGATTCCGGACGCGCGCAACGCCACTGAGTGA
- a CDS encoding DUF7537 family lipoprotein: protein MRRPAATLAVAALLVAAGCSGGGDTTTTPEYDTDAEPIYETPLDAETVTDAHLDALRDHGTFTIDQNTTWEDSGGRELRTGLVRANLDSGAVYGHWKFRDDTRQTYQFADGTGYNRLVNDGELHYSRGGARTNATGYAKGGLLVVEVFTFDYAGTTVVDGDRVHVYQASGPDEVDTSAFPSVRQLDSATVDHAEATVHVREDGAFRRVAYTVAFENSDQLDAVSTTWRFEKLGDTDVSPPGWVSVARNRTDQSPASQRASNSGQ, encoded by the coding sequence ATGCGACGCCCTGCCGCCACGCTCGCCGTGGCAGCCCTCCTCGTCGCCGCCGGCTGTAGCGGTGGTGGCGATACGACGACCACCCCGGAGTACGACACCGACGCCGAACCGATCTACGAGACGCCCCTGGACGCCGAGACGGTGACTGACGCCCACCTCGACGCCCTCCGAGACCACGGCACGTTCACAATCGACCAGAACACGACCTGGGAGGACAGCGGCGGCCGAGAGCTGCGAACGGGGCTCGTTCGCGCGAACCTCGACAGCGGCGCGGTCTACGGACACTGGAAGTTCAGGGACGACACCCGACAGACGTACCAGTTCGCGGACGGGACCGGCTACAACCGACTGGTGAACGACGGCGAACTGCACTACAGTCGAGGCGGCGCGCGGACGAACGCCACCGGGTACGCGAAGGGCGGCCTCCTCGTCGTCGAGGTGTTCACGTTCGACTACGCCGGCACGACTGTCGTCGACGGTGACCGCGTCCACGTCTACCAGGCGAGCGGCCCCGACGAGGTCGATACGAGCGCGTTCCCCTCCGTCCGTCAGCTGGACAGCGCCACCGTGGACCACGCCGAAGCGACGGTGCACGTCCGCGAGGACGGTGCCTTCCGCCGCGTGGCGTACACGGTAGCGTTCGAGAACAGTGACCAACTGGACGCCGTCTCGACGACCTGGCGCTTCGAGAAACTCGGTGACACCGACGTCTCGCCACCGGGATGGGTATCGGTCGCGCGCAATCGAACTGACCAATCTCCGGCCTCCCAGAGGGCGTCGAATTCGGGCCAGTGA